The Plasmodium berghei ANKA genome assembly, chromosome: 8 genome has a segment encoding these proteins:
- a CDS encoding tRNA pseudouridine synthase, putative, producing MEENNDGTRNFIIFFSYIGIGFNGSAYQKDNNNTVENKLIEKLQQLDLISDSNCSFSRVSRTDKGVSARMNALTIRLKNKYPHLSISIIEKIYLKELNKKLKNIQIIHIQCVPNNFDARLNCIQRTYVYFFINKNYNITKMNEATKIFLGEHNFSNFCKKRKNNTSFIRTIHKFEIKNIDQNFYYFKIKGTSFLYNQIRHMVAALFLVGKNQLDGQDIKSMLENNSIKNKNYKIADECGLLLYSFKFSDFNFNFNIDNKIFLNVMNKYIQTTILVVSLCYPLKIKKPIDNFFENINDEAKEILQ from the exons ATggaagaaaataatgatggGACGcgtaattttataatatttttctcatATATAGGAATAGGTTTCAAT gGATCGGCTTACCAgaaagataataataatacagtAGAAAATAAACTGATAGAAAAATTACAACAATTAGATTTAATTTCAGACTCAAAttg TTCATTTTCCCGAGTTTCAAGAACAGACAAAGGTGTTTCTGCTCGCATGAACGCATTAACTATaagattaaaaaataaatatccaCATTTATCTATATCAATAATCgagaaaatatatcttaaagaactaaataaaaaattaaaaaatatacaaattattcatattcaATGTGTtccaaataattttgatgcTCG TTTAAACTGTATACAGAGAACTTAtgtctatttttttatcaataaaaattataatattactaAGATGAATGAGgctacaaaaatattt ttGGGCGAgcataatttttctaatttttgcaaaaagagaaaaaacaATACTTCCTTTAT AAGAACGATTCATAAATTTGAGATTAAAAACATTGATCaaaacttttattattttaaaataaaaggaacatcatttttatacaaCCAA aTTAGGCATATGGTTGctgctttatttttagttGGGAAAAATCAGTTGGATGGACAAGACATAAAAAGCATGCTGGAAAATAATTctatcaaaaataaaaa ttacAAAATAGCTGACGAATGCGGGCTGCTATTATATTCGTTCAAGTTTAGTGactttaattttaattttaatattgataataaaatatttttaaatgttatgaataaatatatccaAACAACAATACTTGTAGTTTCTCTTTGCTACccattaaaaattaaaaagccaattgataatttttttgaaaatataaatgatgagGCTAAAGAAATTttacaataa
- a CDS encoding ribosomal RNA methyltransferase, putative has protein sequence MGKLSKDRRDIYYRKAKENGYRARSSYKLIQINDKFEIFKLFNPNKYNNSDISEIIKKYNDEYCYNIVDLCAAPGSWSQVLKNICLYNYYNMLYFINKNNNMNNELDHEEFIKNFSLYINFNDILEKKIDKFLKNNNYQIKEPKLVAVDLQEIGNMNYINIIQGDITKMSTINKILKCMNENEKDIEFSVNSPKHIYDEDSSIKYNKMKNNILNKEKENNKFVYAHAVVSDGAPDITGMNDIDEFIQSQLILSSLKVCCSVLKIGGNFISKIFRGEYTSLLIFHLNKFFEKIYVCKPQSSRNKSLESFLVCLNFHLPKSSITSLFRNTNEVCYNFQNDGELRNMHLESINGKDQEFQDLENNINDKTYFDDKLNSNLDTSDSEKENNLNINNNMKKKNLDIFNFYCSDSDEDIKYFNSDDEENFNNYISSNFSTNNKLFSFIATQNYYDSDKSYLLPQNYIRHEPQIMPLQPPYLLSLQNRRKENKKV, from the coding sequence atgggGAAACTAAGCAAAGATCGTCGAGATATTTATTACAGAAAAGCAAAAGAAAATGGATACAGGGCTAGAAGCtcttataaattaatacaaataaatgataaatttgaaatattCAAGTTGTTTAATccaaacaaatataataatagtgatattagtgaaataataaaaaaatataatgatgaaTATTGTTATAATATAGTTGACTTGTGTGCAGCCCCAGGGAGTTGGTCCCAAgttcttaaaaatatttgtttatataattattataacatgctatattttataaataaaaataataatatgaataacgAATTAGATCATGAAGAATTTATAAAGAATTTTTcgttatatataaattttaatgatattttggaaaaaaaaattgataaatttttaaaaaataataattatcaaataaaagaaCCTAAACTTGTTGCTGTAGATTTACAAGAAATAGGTAACATGaattacataaatataatacaaggtgatattacaaaaatgtctacaataaataaaattttaaaatgtatGAATGAAAATGAGAAGGATATTGAATTTTCTGTCAATAGTCCtaagcatatatatgatgaAGATAGTagcataaaatataataaaatgaaaaataatatattgaataaagaaaaagaaaataacaaatttgTATATGCCCACGCAGTTGTAAGTGATGGGGCTCCAGATATAACAGGTATGAATGATATTGATGAATTTATTCAATCtcaattaattttatcaaGTTTAAAAGTATGCTGTTCGGTTTTAAAAATTGGAGGCAATTTTAttagtaaaatatttagagGGGAATATACAAGCttgttaatatttcatttaaataaattttttgaaaaaatttatgtttGTAAACCTCAAAGTAGTCGAAATAAAAGTTTAGAATCTTTTCTTGTTTGTTTAAACTTTCATTTACCTAAATCGTCTATCACTTCTTTATTCAGAAATACAAATGAGGTTTGTTATAATTTCCAAAATGATGGCGAACTTCGAAATATGCATTTAGAATCAATTAATGGAAAGGATCAAGAATTTCAAGAtttggaaaataatataaacgataaaacatattttgaTGACAAACTCAATAGTAATTTAGATACTTCAGATAgcgaaaaagaaaataatttgaatataaataataatatgaaaaaaaaaaatttagatatttttaatttttattgctCAGATAGTGATgaagatataaaatattttaattcagATGACgaagaaaattttaataattatatttcttcaaatttctcaacaaataataaactattttcttttattgcaacacaaaattattatgattcAGACAAATCGTATTTGTTGCCCCAAAACTATATTAGACACGAGCCTCAAATTATGCCATTACAACCTCCATATCTTTTATCATTACAAAATAGAAggaaagaaaataaaaaagtgtGA
- a CDS encoding mitochondrial carrier protein, putative: MKNILMEKYNDYLHEIDCKKLINNKSENIMNENNSKKCNIKNLYLQNKLSRKNEITNSEYEKENKMNDKKNIYTIGENILTNINLNTHKNIRVYCDNIKNSNVKSSKIYEDKDIKKRFNILIDKENAINSILSSTYAGIISRTVTAPLDRIKYIMQITNNLTIYEIFDIIKKDGTFCGFFRGNCVNIVKIIPELSIKMYSYEFMKVNVYNYYNKNRKNSNQSDNIEQNLDIPFFIRFLIGSSSGVIAAIFIYPFEIVKTRLIVSNKDGNNGILKCLYNIYKYEGFRNFYNGLCMHIYGVIFFSGCNMSIYDYLKYKFFEFYKHYIHSNYCMKENNNNKIKNDENLIENTEKNKQKYEINNSLKNNKDKNSNNFYQLNKFPYNYNSTNFLNRHEKINQESHCLYCNYRIKNVNCLSFLFFGITSSFIAQIVSYPFLVLRTRMQTMNNEIATNYLNNERKHIKSCSFILYNIRVYGFKSLYRGIYVNLLKTIPATSITWFSYEYAMRKLKSA; this comes from the exons atgaaaaatatattgatggaaaaatataatgattatTTACATGAAATAgattgtaaaaaattaataaataataaatccgaaaatataatgaatgaaaataattctaaaaaatgtaatattaaaaatttatatctaCAAAATAAGTTGTCgagaaaaaatgaaatcaCCAATTCCGAATATGAAAaggaaaacaaaatgaatgataagaaaaacatatatactattggggaaaatattttaaccAATATTAATCTGAATAcacacaaaaatataagagTATATtgtgataatataaaaaatagtaacgTTAAAAgtagtaaaatatatgaagataaagatataaaaaaacgtTTTAATATCTTAAtagataaagaaaatgcAATAAATAGTATTTTAAGCTCAACATATGCAGGAATAATTTCTCGAACTGTCACTGCCCCTTTAGatagaataaaatatataatgcaaataacaaataatttaacaatttatgaaatatttgatattataaaaaaagatggAACATTTTGTGGATTTTTTAGAGGAAATTGTGTTAACattgttaaaattattCCTGAACTGtctataaaaatgtattcaTATGAATTTATGAAAGTTAatgtttataattattataataaaaatcgaaaaaataGCAATCAATCTGATAATATTGAACAGAATTTAgatattccattttttattcgtTTTTTAATTGGAAGTTCAAGCGGTGTTATAGCagctatatttatatatcctTTTGAAATTGTCAAAACTCGATTAATTGTATCAAACAAAGATGGAAATAATGGAATTCTTAAATGtctttataatatttataaatatgaaggATTTagaaatttttataatggtttatgtatgcatatttatggcgttatttttttttcaggaTGTAATATGAGtatatatgattatttaaaatataaattttttgaattttataaacaCTATATTCATTCGAATTATTGTATgaaggaaaataataataataaaattaaaaatgatgaaaatttaattgaaaatacagaaaagaataaacaaaaatatgaaataaataattcattgaaaaataacaaagataaaaatagtaacaatttttatcaattaaacaaatttccatataattataattcaacaaattttctaaatcgacatgaaaaaataaatcaagaATCTCATTGTTTATATTGCAATTATcgtataaaaaatgtaaactGTTTATcgtttcttttttttgggATTACAAGTTCATTCATTGCTCAAATAGTGAGTTACCCATTTCTTGTTTTAAGAACAAGGATGCAAACCATGAATAATGAAATTGCgacaaattatttaaataatgaaaggAAGCACATTAAGTCCTGcagttttattttgtacAACATTCGGGTTTATGGCTTTAAGTCCCTCTACCGAG GAATTTACGTGAATTTACTGAAAACAATCCCAGCAACTTCCATAACCTGGTTTTCATATGAATATGCAATGAGGAAGTTGAAAAGCGCTTAG